From one Gemmatimonadales bacterium genomic stretch:
- a CDS encoding histone deacetylase, with amino-acid sequence MPIRVFTHPDCLRHDPGPDHPETPARLNVLLSALRSRSAVHVIEAAPGPREALLAVHPDNYLRSLESMSARGGGALFLDTILNDASWAAVLGATGAALAAVEHALAGRGNAFAAIRPPGHHALAARGMGFCLTNNVVVAARHAQAAGHRRVLIVDWDVHHGNGTQALVQADETVRYVSLHQHPWYPGTGMAEERGVGNIFNVPRGPGKPPTLYVDDLWAAVQAATQDWSPALVLVSAGFDSMRGDPLGGFTLEPAHYADLTLRLRERLPHAPIVGLLEGGYVPSRLADGALAHVTALA; translated from the coding sequence GTGCCCATTCGCGTCTTCACGCACCCGGACTGTCTGCGGCACGACCCCGGCCCCGACCACCCGGAGACGCCCGCCCGACTCAACGTGCTGCTCTCCGCGCTCCGGAGCCGCTCCGCCGTCCATGTAATCGAGGCCGCGCCGGGGCCCCGTGAGGCACTCCTCGCCGTTCATCCCGACAACTATCTTCGCAGTCTCGAATCGATGAGCGCGCGGGGCGGCGGTGCGCTCTTTCTCGACACCATTCTGAACGATGCGAGCTGGGCTGCGGTCCTTGGCGCCACCGGTGCCGCGCTCGCGGCGGTGGAGCATGCCCTGGCCGGGCGAGGGAATGCCTTCGCCGCCATCCGTCCGCCCGGCCATCATGCACTGGCCGCCAGAGGCATGGGGTTCTGTCTCACCAACAACGTGGTGGTCGCTGCGCGGCACGCGCAGGCGGCTGGCCACCGCCGCGTGCTGATCGTGGATTGGGACGTGCACCACGGCAACGGCACTCAGGCGCTGGTCCAGGCCGATGAGACGGTCCGCTATGTCTCGCTGCACCAGCACCCGTGGTATCCTGGCACCGGGATGGCGGAGGAGCGGGGAGTGGGCAACATCTTCAACGTTCCGCGCGGGCCCGGGAAGCCGCCGACGCTCTACGTGGACGATCTCTGGGCGGCCGTCCAGGCCGCGACCCAGGACTGGAGCCCAGCGCTGGTCCTCGTCTCCGCCGGCTTCGACTCTATGCGGGGCGATCCGCTCGGCGGCTTCACCCTGGAGCCCGCACATTACGCCGACCTGACGCTGCGGCTTCGCGAGCGGCTGCCCCACGCGCCGATCGTCGGGCTGCTGGAGGGCGGCTACGTTCCCTCCCGCCTCGCTGATGGGGCGCTGGCGCACGTGACCGCGCTCGCCTAG
- a CDS encoding cytochrome D1 domain-containing protein, with amino-acid sequence MIRRLAVASLGLAGAAQAQSADPGYRVGVVSESADLVTWLKPVAGGLARDHVVPVGLMPSDNDGPHNLAVSRDQKSYYVTIAHGTPFGSLWKLDVAGDTLLGRAEVELFPTTIGLTPDGQFAFVANSDFHGDHPRVNVVSVVHLPTMTKITDLPSCDMPHGVKVNHAGTRVYLSCMHSDEILELQVGTFAITRRAATGGPHAMAGMSMECAPTFVSVSPDDRRLYVACNYGNSLQVWDAATLTRTKEIPLGKGAYNVEPSPDGKLVIVTNKKDQSVSLVDAVGLTELARISTSKKVVHGVAFSPDGRLAYVSCESIGADPGAVDVIDLASRRLISSIAVPGQPTGIAIRSVGQQTSTH; translated from the coding sequence GTGATTCGCCGGCTGGCGGTGGCGAGCCTTGGGCTCGCCGGAGCAGCGCAGGCCCAGAGTGCGGACCCGGGCTACCGGGTCGGCGTGGTGAGTGAATCCGCCGACCTCGTCACCTGGCTCAAGCCGGTGGCGGGAGGGCTGGCGCGCGATCATGTGGTGCCGGTCGGCCTCATGCCGTCCGACAACGACGGTCCGCACAACCTCGCGGTCTCGCGCGATCAGAAGAGCTACTACGTCACCATCGCGCACGGCACGCCATTCGGCTCGCTCTGGAAGCTCGACGTGGCGGGGGACACGCTCCTTGGCCGCGCCGAAGTCGAGCTCTTTCCCACCACCATCGGGCTCACGCCCGACGGCCAGTTCGCCTTCGTGGCCAACTCCGACTTCCACGGGGATCATCCCCGGGTCAACGTCGTCTCGGTGGTTCATCTCCCCACCATGACCAAGATCACCGACCTCCCGTCCTGCGATATGCCGCACGGGGTGAAGGTGAATCATGCGGGCACTCGGGTCTATCTCTCCTGCATGCACAGTGACGAGATCCTGGAGCTCCAGGTGGGCACCTTCGCCATCACCCGGCGGGCCGCAACCGGAGGGCCCCACGCGATGGCGGGCATGTCGATGGAATGCGCGCCCACGTTCGTGTCGGTCTCACCGGACGACCGCCGGCTCTACGTCGCCTGTAATTACGGCAACAGCCTGCAGGTCTGGGATGCGGCCACGCTCACCCGGACGAAGGAGATCCCGCTGGGGAAGGGCGCCTACAACGTGGAGCCGTCGCCCGACGGCAAGCTGGTGATCGTCACCAACAAGAAGGACCAGAGCGTGAGCCTGGTTGACGCCGTCGGCCTGACCGAGCTGGCCCGGATTTCCACCAGCAAGAAGGTCGTGCACGGCGTGGCCTTCTCGCCCGACGGACGGCTGGCGTACGTGTCCTGCGAATCGATCGGCGCCGATCCCGGGGCGGTGGACGTCATCGACCTTGCCTCCCGCAGGCTGATCTCCAGCATCGCGGTACCGGGCCAGCCGACGGGGATCGCCATCCGCTCCGTGGGCCAGCAAACCTCAACCCACTGA
- a CDS encoding glycine--tRNA ligase gives MADTALMDKLVSLCKRRGFVFQSSEIYGGLGSVWDYGPLGVELKKNVKDRWWDAMVHARDDIEGLDAAILMHPRVWEASGHVAGFTDPLVDCRHCKTRFRADDPRIKGTPGQPDAQCPVCGNKGTLTEPRLFNLMFKTFMGPVEEQAAVVYLRPETAQGIYVNYLNVLQSSRQKVPFGIAQIGKAFRNEITPGNFIFRTREFEQMEMQFFVQPGTDAEWFERWRAWRMEWHQALGLTPAKLQWHQHDATELAHYARAAYDVQYEFPFGWQEIEGVHNRGDFDLGRHQEFSGKKLEYFDQAANQRYLPNIVETSAGADRVALTLLVDAYREEQVEGETRVVLGLHPAVAPIKAGVFPLVKKDGMPELATELYHGLKRRFPCFYDDSGAIGRRYRRMDEAGTPFGITVDGETTSARTVTVRHRDSMQQERVGLDQVAEYLAARL, from the coding sequence ATGGCCGATACCGCCCTGATGGACAAGCTGGTCTCCCTCTGCAAGCGCCGCGGATTCGTCTTCCAGTCCTCCGAGATCTACGGCGGGCTGGGGTCGGTCTGGGATTACGGGCCGCTGGGCGTCGAGCTCAAGAAGAACGTCAAGGATCGCTGGTGGGACGCCATGGTGCATGCCCGCGACGACATCGAAGGGCTGGATGCCGCCATCCTGATGCATCCCCGGGTGTGGGAGGCATCCGGTCACGTGGCCGGATTCACCGACCCGCTGGTCGACTGCCGCCATTGCAAGACCCGCTTCCGCGCGGACGACCCGCGCATCAAAGGCACCCCGGGTCAGCCCGATGCCCAGTGCCCCGTCTGCGGCAACAAGGGGACGCTCACCGAGCCGCGGCTCTTCAATCTCATGTTCAAGACCTTCATGGGGCCGGTGGAGGAGCAGGCGGCCGTGGTGTATCTGAGGCCGGAGACCGCCCAGGGGATCTACGTCAACTATCTCAACGTCCTGCAGAGCTCACGGCAGAAGGTGCCCTTCGGCATCGCCCAGATCGGCAAGGCGTTCCGCAACGAGATCACCCCGGGGAACTTCATCTTCCGCACCCGCGAGTTCGAGCAGATGGAGATGCAGTTCTTCGTGCAGCCGGGCACCGACGCCGAGTGGTTCGAGCGGTGGCGCGCCTGGCGCATGGAGTGGCATCAGGCGCTCGGACTCACCCCCGCCAAGCTGCAGTGGCACCAGCACGACGCCACCGAGCTGGCGCACTACGCCCGGGCCGCGTACGACGTGCAGTACGAGTTTCCCTTCGGCTGGCAGGAGATCGAAGGGGTCCACAACCGGGGGGACTTCGATCTCGGCCGGCACCAGGAGTTCTCCGGCAAGAAGCTGGAGTACTTCGACCAGGCGGCCAACCAGCGCTACCTCCCCAACATCGTCGAGACCTCCGCCGGGGCCGACCGGGTGGCGCTGACCCTGCTGGTGGATGCCTACCGTGAGGAGCAGGTGGAAGGAGAGACCCGTGTGGTGCTCGGTCTTCACCCCGCGGTCGCCCCGATCAAGGCGGGCGTCTTTCCGCTGGTGAAAAAGGATGGAATGCCGGAGCTGGCCACCGAGCTCTATCACGGGCTCAAGCGCCGGTTCCCCTGTTTCTACGACGACAGCGGCGCGATCGGCCGGCGCTACCGTCGAATGGACGAGGCGGGTACCCCGTTCGGCATTACGGTGGATGGTGAGACGACCAGCGCCCGGACAGTCACCGTGCGTCATCGCGATTCGATGCAACAGGAGCGGGTGGGTCTGGACCAGGTGGCGGAGTACCTGGCGGCGCGCCTCTGA